A genomic region of Mesobacillus jeotgali contains the following coding sequences:
- a CDS encoding cysteine hydrolase family protein, with amino-acid sequence MGNKALINIDYTYDFVADDGRLTCGEPGQAIEEKLVGVTKEFIGNGDYVVFAIDVHDEGDEFHPETKLYPPHNIRGTEGRDLFGSLQGVYEENKHLDHVHYIDKTRYSAFAGTDLEIKLRERGITEVHLVGCCTDICVLHTAVDAYNKGFKVIVYKDAVASFDQVGHEWSLRHFESSIGAEVK; translated from the coding sequence ATGGGGAACAAGGCGTTAATCAATATCGACTATACATATGATTTCGTGGCGGATGATGGTCGGCTGACTTGCGGCGAGCCGGGGCAGGCGATTGAAGAGAAGCTCGTCGGCGTGACGAAGGAGTTCATCGGAAATGGTGACTATGTTGTTTTCGCGATTGATGTCCATGATGAAGGTGATGAGTTCCATCCAGAGACGAAGCTGTATCCGCCTCATAATATCCGCGGTACGGAAGGCAGGGATTTATTCGGCAGCCTGCAGGGAGTTTATGAAGAAAATAAGCATCTCGACCATGTGCATTATATCGACAAAACGAGGTATTCGGCATTCGCAGGAACGGACCTTGAGATAAAACTGCGCGAGCGGGGCATCACGGAAGTGCATCTCGTTGGTTGTTGCACCGATATATGCGTCCTTCACACGGCAGTCGATGCTTATAATAAGGGATTTAAGGTTATTGTGTATAAGGATGCGGTTGCTTCTTTTGACCAGGTGGGCCATGAGTGGTCGCTCCGCCATTTTGAGAGCTCGATTGGCGCGGAGGTAAAGTAG
- the recQ gene encoding DNA helicase RecQ, translating to MLQKAQELLQSHFGYSSFRLGQEQAISSVLEGENTVCVMPTGGGKSIVYQIPALVLPGTTIVISPLISLMKDQVDTLTQLGIPATYINSSLTASEAAARMDDARNGKYKLLYIAPERLGSWEFIDDLQDMDIPLIAVDEAHCISQWGHDFRPSYLQISGLAHRLPRKPIVLALTATATPKVREDICASLKINPENTVITGFERSNLSFSVVKGQDRQAYLKEFIKRNEKEAGIIYAATRKIVDQLYEWLQKEGFNAARYHAGMNDEDRNREQERFLQDEATVMVATSAFGMGIDKSNIRYVLHFQMPKNMESYYQEAGRAGRDGLDSECIVLYSSQDVQVQRFLIDQSADRERIGPELEKLQQMVGYCHTEECLQSYILYYFGETETVQCGRCGNCTDSRETEDVTKDAQMVLSCIIRMGQKYGKAMTANVLTGSRNKKILEFRLDKLPTYGLMKDRNAKQVNDLIEFLISQELIGVEHGTYPTIYVPEKGKDVLLGKTQVFRKEAVQIKQVSNDDPLFEELRELRREVAATEKVPPFMIFSDSSLKDMCLKLPLTDAEFLNVAGVGEHKLQNYGSPFIQRIIEFCEEHPDRQPVMNAVAEPARKQPKKAVGDSHLETYKLHQTGKTVAEIAAKRELVESTVENHLIQCIQQGMEVDYDLVIPAEHIEDLERAVKEAGRDRLKPIKELLPDEVSYFMIKAFLYRAKKKVH from the coding sequence ATGCTGCAAAAAGCCCAAGAATTATTGCAAAGTCATTTTGGATATTCTTCGTTCAGACTGGGGCAAGAACAGGCAATTTCATCTGTGCTTGAAGGGGAAAATACCGTCTGTGTCATGCCGACTGGAGGCGGTAAGTCGATTGTCTATCAAATCCCGGCGCTCGTGCTGCCTGGGACAACCATTGTCATTTCTCCGCTGATCTCCCTGATGAAGGACCAGGTCGATACGCTCACCCAGCTTGGCATTCCGGCAACGTACATCAATAGCTCACTGACTGCCAGTGAAGCTGCGGCGCGTATGGATGATGCCAGGAATGGAAAGTACAAGCTCTTATACATCGCTCCTGAGCGGCTAGGATCCTGGGAGTTCATCGATGACCTGCAGGACATGGATATCCCTCTAATCGCTGTCGATGAAGCCCACTGTATTTCCCAATGGGGACATGATTTCCGGCCTAGCTATCTGCAGATTTCCGGACTTGCTCACCGCCTGCCGAGAAAGCCGATTGTGCTCGCCCTGACGGCAACTGCGACCCCGAAGGTAAGGGAAGATATTTGCGCGTCGTTAAAAATAAACCCTGAGAATACGGTGATTACAGGGTTTGAGCGCAGCAACTTAAGTTTTTCAGTTGTCAAAGGCCAGGACCGCCAGGCATATTTAAAAGAGTTTATTAAAAGAAATGAAAAGGAAGCTGGCATCATTTATGCGGCGACCAGGAAAATCGTCGACCAGCTATATGAATGGCTGCAGAAGGAAGGCTTCAATGCCGCCCGCTATCACGCAGGCATGAACGATGAAGACCGGAACCGCGAACAGGAGCGCTTTTTACAGGATGAAGCTACTGTGATGGTTGCAACTTCAGCTTTCGGAATGGGAATCGATAAAAGTAACATTCGTTACGTCCTCCACTTCCAGATGCCGAAGAACATGGAGAGTTACTATCAGGAGGCAGGCCGTGCCGGGCGTGACGGCTTGGACAGTGAATGTATCGTGCTTTATTCGTCGCAGGATGTCCAGGTGCAGCGCTTTTTGATCGACCAGTCAGCTGATCGGGAGCGGATTGGACCTGAGCTGGAAAAATTGCAGCAGATGGTCGGGTACTGCCATACCGAGGAGTGCCTGCAATCCTATATCCTTTACTATTTTGGCGAAACAGAGACTGTACAATGCGGACGCTGCGGCAATTGTACGGACTCTCGTGAGACAGAGGATGTCACGAAGGATGCACAAATGGTGCTGTCATGCATCATCCGGATGGGCCAGAAATACGGCAAGGCGATGACAGCCAATGTATTGACCGGCTCAAGGAATAAAAAAATCCTCGAGTTTCGCCTTGATAAATTGCCGACATACGGACTAATGAAGGATCGGAATGCCAAGCAGGTCAATGACCTGATCGAATTCCTGATTTCCCAGGAGCTGATTGGCGTCGAGCATGGGACCTACCCGACGATTTATGTGCCGGAAAAAGGGAAGGATGTCCTGCTTGGAAAAACGCAGGTTTTCAGGAAGGAAGCAGTGCAGATCAAGCAGGTTTCCAATGATGATCCATTATTTGAAGAGTTGCGTGAATTGCGGAGGGAAGTTGCCGCTACGGAAAAGGTGCCGCCATTTATGATCTTCTCCGATTCCTCATTGAAGGATATGTGCCTGAAGCTTCCGCTGACAGATGCAGAGTTCCTCAATGTGGCTGGAGTGGGAGAACACAAGCTGCAGAATTACGGATCGCCATTCATTCAGCGGATTATCGAGTTCTGTGAAGAGCATCCGGATCGCCAGCCGGTGATGAATGCCGTTGCGGAGCCGGCTAGGAAGCAGCCGAAAAAAGCAGTCGGGGATTCCCATCTCGAAACGTACAAGCTGCATCAGACGGGAAAGACAGTTGCTGAAATCGCCGCAAAGCGCGAACTGGTGGAAAGCACGGTCGAAAATCACCTGATCCAGTGCATCCAGCAAGGAATGGAGGTCGATTATGACTTGGTGATTCCAGCCGAGCATATTGAAGACCTCGAGCGAGCCGTTAAAGAAGCCGGCCGCGACAGGTTAAAACCAATAAAAGAACTGCTGCCTGATGAGGTTAGCTATTTTATGATAAAAGCATTTTTGTATAGAGCTAAGAAAAAAGTACATTAG
- a CDS encoding diacylglycerol kinase has translation MKRARIIYNPTSGREIFKKHLAEVLVKLENAGYETSCHATTGEGDATQAARIAVERRYDLVIAAGGDGTINEVVNGIAEQEYRPKIGVIPVGTTNDFARALHIPRDIEAAVDIIVKGETIPVDVGRINDKYFINIAGGGRLTELTYEVPSKLKTMLGQLAYYLKGIEMLPSIRASEVSIEYDGKLFEGEVMMFLVGLTNSVGGFERLAPNSSINDGMFSLLILKKMNLADFIRIASLAVRGEHINDPGVIYTQANRIKVHSKETVQLNLDGEYGGNLPAEFENLFRHIEVYVPLDEIRPEDRPENLELNFKAE, from the coding sequence ATGAAAAGAGCAAGAATCATTTATAATCCGACTTCGGGTCGTGAGATTTTTAAAAAGCATCTTGCGGAGGTCTTGGTAAAGCTGGAGAATGCCGGCTATGAGACATCATGCCATGCAACGACAGGTGAGGGGGACGCGACGCAGGCTGCCAGAATTGCGGTGGAGCGGCGCTATGACCTGGTGATTGCAGCTGGCGGAGATGGCACGATCAATGAAGTGGTCAATGGAATCGCTGAACAGGAATACCGACCTAAAATCGGTGTGATTCCGGTCGGCACAACGAATGACTTTGCACGCGCACTCCATATCCCGAGGGATATCGAGGCTGCGGTCGATATCATTGTCAAAGGCGAAACGATTCCGGTCGATGTAGGCCGAATCAACGATAAATATTTCATAAATATTGCTGGCGGCGGCAGGCTGACAGAGCTGACATATGAAGTGCCAAGCAAACTCAAGACAATGCTCGGCCAGCTCGCATATTATCTAAAAGGAATCGAGATGCTGCCATCCATTCGTGCTTCTGAAGTAAGCATTGAATATGATGGAAAGCTATTCGAGGGCGAGGTCATGATGTTCCTCGTCGGGTTGACGAATTCTGTCGGCGGCTTCGAACGCCTGGCTCCAAATTCGTCAATCAATGATGGAATGTTTTCTTTATTGATTTTGAAAAAGATGAACCTGGCCGATTTTATCAGGATCGCCTCACTCGCTGTCCGCGGTGAGCATATCAATGATCCGGGAGTCATATACACGCAAGCAAACCGCATCAAAGTGCATTCAAAGGAAACTGTCCAGCTGAACCTGGATGGTGAATACGGCGGCAACCTGCCAGCTGAATTCGAAAACCTGTTCAGGCACATTGAAGTCTACGTGCCTTTGGATGAAATCCGTCCAGAAGACCGGCCAGAGAACCTGGAATTGAATTTTAAAGCAGAATAA
- a CDS encoding BsuPI-related putative proteinase inhibitor: MKKLLMVLLLGLLVTGCGTGNKVTNDNQDDGKNGGGAGIVAGEMAASLTEERPLIFQYEVKNQTEEEVTLEFTSSQRYDYSVKTKDGKEVFLFSSVASFLQALGEETVKQGESLTYDIDLHELNLEKGDYILTVWMTPKDGKKYEVSKEFTVQ, from the coding sequence ATGAAAAAATTGTTGATGGTATTGCTGCTTGGGTTGCTGGTCACAGGATGCGGAACGGGAAATAAGGTTACAAATGATAATCAGGATGATGGGAAAAATGGAGGAGGTGCCGGAATCGTGGCGGGAGAGATGGCTGCAAGTTTGACAGAGGAGAGACCGTTAATTTTTCAATATGAGGTAAAGAATCAGACGGAGGAAGAAGTGACTTTGGAATTTACGAGTTCGCAAAGATACGATTACTCGGTAAAAACGAAGGATGGCAAAGAGGTTTTTCTATTCTCAAGCGTCGCGTCCTTTTTACAGGCATTGGGGGAGGAGACGGTGAAACAGGGGGAGTCATTGACCTATGATATTGACCTTCATGAGCTCAATCTTGAAAAAGGTGATTATATTTTAACCGTCTGGATGACCCCTAAAGACGGGAAGAAGTACGAAGTGTCGAAGGAATTTACTGTACAGTAA
- a CDS encoding DUF3139 domain-containing protein, which produces MHPITVIEILSALALVLMLLGVTYFLPKKKRNFALKMIVIVIVMELAFFAIRPLWINYHLGVKTEQLTEYLEQKYPEEEFSISYRTSRNYNPYHMEVRFENEQGWIYGYSVTDQGIKQVSVGVPNAELPDEGLHYEGLGD; this is translated from the coding sequence ATGCATCCTATTACGGTTATTGAGATATTGTCAGCCTTGGCTTTAGTGTTGATGCTTTTGGGGGTTACTTACTTTTTGCCCAAAAAGAAGCGGAATTTCGCTTTAAAAATGATTGTGATAGTCATAGTCATGGAGCTGGCGTTTTTTGCAATTCGCCCTCTTTGGATTAACTATCATCTTGGTGTTAAAACCGAGCAGCTGACTGAATACCTGGAACAAAAGTATCCGGAAGAAGAATTCAGTATCAGCTATCGTACGAGCCGAAATTATAATCCATATCATATGGAAGTAAGATTCGAGAATGAACAGGGCTGGATTTACGGTTATTCTGTCACCGATCAAGGAATCAAGCAGGTAAGCGTTGGTGTACCAAATGCAGAGTTGCCTGATGAAGGGCTGCACTATGAGGGTTTGGGAGATTAA
- a CDS encoding ATP-binding protein produces the protein MNHQCNAVDYEQFIPRETGFIFKFEKVGNTFIHTFIEGKLIEKVGLCPEFVVGKSLFEFLPPEQAQRKEIFYEKAWNGEHVNYEGSFGGIQYLAILNPVYHNGVTVEVIGTTIDITKEKVREKQVQQMEKLSVVGELAAGIAHEIRNPLTSMKGFAKIVKESVTDEKLIPYLEIMLDEMERINQIVNEFMFIAKPNENIRFQFTNINKLLSECIQFMGPQANLKSIKVEFDSEAQISLSCDRNQIKQVLINILQNAIEATEDNGHFIGVSLEEASADSVIITVSDKGCGISESRFNRLFEPFYSTKEKGTGLGLLTSKRIIDLHQGSIDIESRLGEGTTIKIVLPRNRNAESILIAE, from the coding sequence GTGAATCATCAATGTAATGCAGTAGATTATGAACAATTTATTCCAAGGGAAACAGGGTTTATTTTCAAGTTTGAAAAAGTAGGCAACACTTTCATCCATACATTCATTGAAGGCAAGCTGATCGAAAAAGTGGGTCTCTGTCCTGAATTTGTTGTGGGAAAATCTTTGTTTGAATTTCTTCCGCCTGAGCAGGCGCAGCGCAAAGAAATTTTTTACGAAAAGGCGTGGAATGGGGAACATGTTAACTATGAAGGCAGCTTTGGGGGAATCCAGTACCTGGCCATCTTGAATCCTGTATACCATAACGGGGTGACGGTAGAGGTCATCGGAACAACCATTGATATAACGAAGGAAAAAGTTAGGGAGAAGCAGGTCCAGCAAATGGAGAAGCTCTCTGTTGTTGGGGAACTGGCAGCGGGAATTGCGCATGAAATCAGGAATCCGCTCACATCAATGAAAGGTTTTGCTAAAATTGTTAAAGAAAGCGTTACGGATGAGAAACTGATTCCTTATCTTGAAATCATGCTGGATGAAATGGAACGAATCAATCAAATCGTCAACGAGTTCATGTTCATTGCCAAACCGAATGAGAATATTCGTTTCCAATTCACGAATATAAATAAACTGTTGAGTGAATGTATTCAATTCATGGGACCGCAGGCCAACTTAAAAAGCATTAAAGTTGAATTTGATTCAGAAGCACAAATCAGTTTGAGCTGTGACCGGAATCAGATAAAACAAGTGCTTATAAATATCCTTCAGAACGCGATAGAAGCCACGGAGGACAACGGCCATTTTATCGGAGTAAGCTTGGAAGAGGCGAGTGCGGATTCCGTTATAATCACCGTCTCTGATAAGGGCTGCGGAATATCAGAATCGAGATTCAACCGCCTTTTTGAGCCTTTTTATTCAACGAAGGAAAAAGGAACAGGGTTGGGTTTACTCACAAGCAAACGGATCATTGACCTGCACCAAGGAAGCATTGATATTGAAAGCCGGCTTGGGGAAGGCACGACTATAAAGATTGTGCTGCCTAGAAATCGAAATGCAGAGTCAATACTGATCGCAGAATAA
- a CDS encoding nicotinate phosphoribosyltransferase: protein MSTKFTDDSLMLHTDLYQLNMMETYWRDGVHNRRAVFDLFFRKLPFGNGYAVFAGLEKIIHYIENFGFTEGDIQYLREEGSFDEDFLAFLKDMRFTGTIRAMQEGEIVFANEPLVRVDAPLVEAQLIETALLNIVNYQTLIATKASRIKQVVKDEIAMEFGTRRAHEMDAALWGTRAAYVGGFDSTSNVRAGKLFGIPIAGTHAHSMVQAYRDDYTAFKKYAETHRDCVFLVDTYDTLRSGVPNAIKVAKEFGDKINFIGIRLDSGDLAYLSKEARKMLDEAGFKDAKIVASSDLDEYTIMNLKAQGAKIDTWGVGTKLITAYEQAALGAVYKIVSVEQGDGTMEDTIKISSNPEKVTTPGIKNVYRIINKANNRSEGDYITLEGENPQQERRLKMFHPVHTFISKFVTNFDARDLHHDIFKEGKLVYTQPSLDEVRKHSKYCLGVLWEEYTRMLNPEEYPVDLSQKCWDNKMRNIEEVKEKVMEMTGEKME, encoded by the coding sequence ATGAGTACTAAATTCACAGACGATAGCTTAATGCTACACACGGACTTATACCAATTAAATATGATGGAAACGTACTGGCGTGACGGCGTCCATAATCGCCGTGCGGTGTTTGACTTGTTTTTCCGCAAGCTTCCTTTCGGCAATGGCTATGCCGTTTTTGCCGGCCTTGAAAAAATCATCCATTATATCGAAAACTTCGGTTTTACAGAGGGTGATATTCAATACCTAAGGGAAGAAGGAAGTTTTGATGAGGATTTTCTAGCCTTTTTAAAAGACATGCGTTTTACAGGCACTATCCGTGCGATGCAGGAAGGTGAGATTGTTTTTGCCAATGAGCCGCTGGTTAGGGTCGATGCACCGCTTGTTGAAGCGCAGTTGATTGAAACGGCGCTGCTTAATATCGTGAATTACCAGACATTGATTGCCACGAAGGCTTCACGAATCAAGCAGGTCGTGAAAGATGAAATCGCGATGGAGTTCGGTACCCGCCGAGCGCATGAAATGGATGCGGCACTTTGGGGCACGCGTGCTGCATATGTTGGCGGCTTTGATTCCACAAGCAATGTGCGTGCAGGCAAGCTGTTCGGCATCCCAATCGCGGGAACGCATGCCCACTCAATGGTTCAGGCCTACAGGGATGACTACACCGCTTTTAAAAAATATGCTGAAACGCATAGAGACTGTGTTTTCCTCGTAGATACGTATGACACGCTGAGATCCGGAGTGCCAAACGCGATCAAAGTGGCAAAGGAATTCGGCGATAAGATCAATTTTATCGGCATCCGCCTCGACAGCGGCGACCTTGCATACCTTTCAAAGGAAGCTCGTAAAATGCTTGATGAAGCAGGCTTTAAGGATGCGAAAATCGTTGCATCCAGCGACCTGGACGAATATACAATCATGAACCTGAAAGCCCAGGGTGCGAAAATCGATACTTGGGGCGTGGGCACGAAGCTAATTACCGCCTACGAACAGGCTGCTTTAGGAGCGGTTTATAAAATCGTTTCAGTTGAGCAGGGTGACGGCACGATGGAGGATACCATCAAGATTTCCTCCAATCCGGAAAAAGTAACGACACCTGGCATTAAAAATGTATACAGGATCATTAACAAAGCCAATAACCGTTCCGAAGGGGACTATATCACGCTTGAGGGTGAGAATCCGCAGCAGGAAAGGCGCCTGAAGATGTTTCACCCAGTCCATACCTTCATCAGCAAGTTCGTCACCAATTTCGACGCGCGGGATCTGCATCACGACATTTTCAAAGAGGGCAAGCTTGTATACACACAGCCTAGTCTTGATGAAGTCCGAAAGCATTCAAAATACTGCCTCGGAGTGCTATGGGAAGAATATACGCGTATGCTCAATCCTGAAGAGTATCCTGTTGACCTCAGCCAGAAGTGCTGGGACAACAAAATGCGCAACATAGAAGAGGTAAAAGAGAAGGTCATGGAGATGACTGGAGAGAAGATGGAATAG
- a CDS encoding ABC transporter permease subunit produces the protein MVYFKKAIEQFVLWIICVFLFIGILFLPAKTNFETGQGGQFKSASYDYELDTHIKNITGFLAYIKENPDLGEFVPGQSYADRIAGKAWKSLLLIVPTLILAYILGVLKGIFDFRMQKKKLNFLGNGTTWLFISMPDLFFIIIIQIGLMYLYEKGLFFHVTLYGSEKLETYVVGILFLMIYPVFYLANITNVSLQEQAGNDYIRTAKSKGTPSIKILFLHILKNAFPRILAHANTITLYVLSNLFIVEKLMDFQGAADGLFDAVLRGTGFRIGLEIMVDGISAFGYTVFFASIILVSNLFTQIFKSLVTPVSQEMNHE, from the coding sequence ATGGTTTATTTTAAAAAGGCAATCGAGCAGTTTGTTTTATGGATCATCTGCGTATTTTTGTTTATTGGAATATTGTTTTTGCCGGCTAAGACGAATTTTGAGACAGGGCAGGGCGGACAGTTCAAATCCGCAAGCTACGATTATGAATTGGACACGCATATTAAAAATATCACCGGTTTCTTGGCTTACATAAAGGAAAACCCTGACCTTGGGGAGTTTGTACCGGGCCAGTCGTATGCGGATAGGATTGCGGGCAAGGCTTGGAAGAGCTTGCTTTTGATTGTTCCGACCTTGATTTTGGCATATATATTAGGTGTCTTGAAAGGAATCTTTGATTTTAGGATGCAGAAAAAGAAGCTGAACTTTCTTGGCAATGGGACGACGTGGCTGTTCATCTCGATGCCGGATCTCTTTTTCATCATCATCATTCAGATCGGCCTGATGTATTTATATGAAAAAGGCCTGTTCTTCCATGTAACGCTATATGGAAGTGAAAAGCTTGAAACCTATGTGGTTGGGATTTTATTTTTGATGATTTATCCTGTTTTCTATCTTGCGAATATTACCAATGTGAGCCTACAGGAGCAGGCAGGAAATGATTATATTCGGACTGCGAAATCAAAAGGAACTCCAAGCATTAAAATATTGTTTCTACATATTTTGAAAAATGCATTTCCTAGAATACTAGCGCATGCGAATACTATCACACTCTATGTATTATCGAATCTTTTTATCGTTGAAAAATTGATGGATTTCCAGGGAGCGGCGGATGGCCTGTTTGACGCGGTATTAAGGGGAACGGGCTTCAGGATTGGCCTGGAGATCATGGTGGACGGTATTTCAGCATTCGGTTATACGGTCTTTTTTGCCTCAATCATTTTGGTTTCAAATCTCTTTACACAGATTTTCAAAAGCCTTGTCACCCCGGTTTCACAGGAGATGAATCATGAATAA
- a CDS encoding ABC transporter permease subunit — protein MNKSLIFGLIILSFLVVIAFIAPYLPFVDTSLKDTVMRQKEDGGFELPPFAPSEGFPIGSDHNGVDLLSRLLLGTKETLLTILAIVIIRYIIAVPLAMASFYSRFFHRILVVWNRLFSFMPPIFFVILILGTPFILFSDNRYLWILIVLALIEVGRVADIFYQGMVEISKRPYVEAGIVSGSSPLTMLKNYYWPPLRPSFIVQFFSDMARTLFLIGQLGIIEIFLSVEFVSQLSGGYKTLNTSNVWPTYFVDITQHIWSHPWLPITGTLAIGLTIFAFSMTSSGLQQYFDKKYKRA, from the coding sequence ATGAATAAATCGTTGATATTTGGCTTGATCATATTGTCTTTTCTAGTTGTCATTGCTTTTATTGCACCTTATCTTCCGTTCGTGGATACTTCTTTAAAAGATACGGTCATGAGGCAAAAGGAAGATGGAGGCTTTGAGCTTCCTCCGTTTGCACCGTCGGAAGGTTTTCCAATCGGCTCGGATCATAATGGCGTCGATTTATTAAGCAGGTTGCTGCTGGGGACGAAAGAGACGCTGTTAACCATTCTTGCAATCGTCATTATCCGTTATATCATTGCGGTTCCGCTGGCGATGGCAAGTTTTTATTCTCGCTTTTTCCATCGTATATTAGTTGTTTGGAATCGGTTGTTTTCATTCATGCCTCCGATTTTCTTTGTCATTTTGATTCTTGGAACTCCTTTCATCCTTTTTTCAGATAATCGATATCTTTGGATCTTGATTGTACTGGCATTGATTGAAGTGGGGAGGGTAGCGGATATTTTTTATCAGGGAATGGTGGAAATATCAAAAAGACCTTATGTGGAAGCGGGGATTGTGTCGGGTTCGTCGCCGCTGACAATGCTGAAAAATTATTACTGGCCGCCGCTCCGACCCTCTTTCATCGTCCAGTTTTTCTCGGATATGGCGAGAACGCTGTTTCTCATCGGTCAGCTAGGAATCATCGAAATCTTCCTAAGTGTCGAATTCGTTTCCCAGCTTAGTGGAGGGTATAAGACATTGAACACTTCCAATGTGTGGCCAACCTACTTTGTGGATATCACTCAACATATCTGGTCGCACCCATGGCTGCCAATCACCGGAACCCTTGCTATCGGTTTGACTATTTTTGCTTTTTCAATGACAAGCAGCGGACTGCAGCAATATTTTGATAAGAAGTATAAAAGGGCATAA
- the plsY gene encoding glycerol-3-phosphate 1-O-acyltransferase PlsY has translation MTWICLLAAYLVGSIPTALLIGKYFFHVDIRDHGSKNPGATNTLRVMGKRAAIVVLLVDVAKGMLAASLPLIFDSPVEPLYAGLIAVIGHCFPIFAGFRGGKAIATTAGVLLVVDIGMFLAVYLTFFVVIFLTKYVFMGSISVGIAMLIFSYFSPEVHKPLIFTAFILFLIFLHRSNLKNFFNGKEPKINDKKVKGDRLPPKDLKM, from the coding sequence ATGACTTGGATTTGTCTTTTGGCAGCTTATTTGGTCGGTTCCATTCCAACCGCTTTATTGATTGGCAAATATTTTTTCCATGTTGATATCAGGGACCACGGCAGTAAAAACCCTGGCGCGACGAATACATTGCGGGTCATGGGAAAGCGAGCGGCCATTGTCGTTCTGCTTGTGGATGTCGCAAAAGGGATGCTTGCCGCTTCTCTTCCGCTGATCTTCGATAGTCCAGTTGAACCGCTGTATGCCGGGTTGATTGCGGTCATCGGCCACTGCTTCCCGATTTTTGCGGGCTTCCGCGGGGGGAAGGCGATTGCCACGACGGCAGGCGTACTGCTGGTTGTTGATATCGGAATGTTCCTGGCCGTATACCTGACTTTTTTTGTCGTCATTTTTCTAACCAAATATGTGTTTATGGGTTCGATATCGGTGGGAATCGCGATGCTCATTTTTTCTTACTTCTCTCCGGAAGTTCATAAGCCATTAATCTTTACTGCTTTTATTTTATTTTTAATCTTCCTCCATCGTTCTAATTTGAAGAACTTTTTTAACGGCAAGGAACCGAAAATCAATGATAAAAAAGTGAAGGGTGACCGTCTGCCTCCA